One genomic region from Cardiocondyla obscurior isolate alpha-2009 linkage group LG01, Cobs3.1, whole genome shotgun sequence encodes:
- the Ubqn gene encoding ubiquilin-1, with the protein MAEGQQEGGSKKITVNVKTPKEKQSVEIEENATIKEFKEAVSKKFNAQVDQLCLIFAGKIMKDHETLNTHNIKDGLVVHLVIKAPRTASSTQNQESNSTSRPQADISASPFGLGSLGGLMGMESLGLGSANFIDLQQRMQRELLSNPETMRQVLDNPLVQSLMNDPENMRNLVTANPQMQELMQRNPEISHMLNNPELLRQTMELARNPSMLQELMRSHDRALSNLESIPGGYSALRRMYRDIQEPMLAAATNGRNPFAALVENSSNQDLQNPQQGQENRDPLPNPWNQNQTESGTGQQQGQARSLLDSPGMQSLTAQMMENPQLMRNMLNAPYTRSMLEAMAADPAMASRVIAANPFLRGNPQMQEQMRAMMPAFIQQMQNPQIQSVVTNPDALAAIMQIQRGMEQLRTVAPELVENMGLTVPPAPTTPTSGTNTSVPTSQPSDSNQQDTFSHFMARMVSAMALNQGVEVDGQSVPPPEERYRAQLEQLTAMGFLNRDANLQALIATFGDINAAVERLLSNGQVSMS; encoded by the exons ATGGCAGAAGGCCAGCAGGAGGGCGGCTCGAAGAAGATCACCGTCAACGTCAAGACCCCGAAAGAGAAGCAGAGCGTCGAGATCGAGGAAAATGCGACGATCAAGGAG TTCAAAGAGGCGGTCTCCAAGAAGTTCAATGCACAGGTTGATCAGCTGTGTCTTATCTTCGCCGGTAAGATAATGAAGGATCACGAGACCCTCAACACGCACAACATCAAGGATGGTCTAGTGGTGCATCTGGTGATCAAAGCACCGCGTACCGCTAGCAGTACACAGAATCAGGAATCCAATTCAACCTCAAGACCACAGG CTGATATCAGTGCCAGTCCGTTTGGCTTAGGGAGTTTGGGTGGACTGATGGGCATGGAATCCCTTGGCTTAGGATCGGCTAATTTCATAGACTTACAACAACGCATGCAACGAGAGTTGCTCTCAAATCCGGAAACGATGCGTCAAGTGCTCGACAATCCGCTGGTGCAGAGTTTGATGAACGATCCAGAGAATATGCGCAATCTGGTCACCGCTAATCCCCAAATGCAAGAATTGATGCAACGTAACCCGGAAATCAGTCATATGTTAAATAATCCTGAACTTTTACG gCAAACGATGGAATTGGCACGTAACCCGTCGATGCTACAAGAACTGATGCGCTCACACGATCGAGCTTTATCTAATCTAGAAAGCATACCTGGCGGTTACAGTGCGCTACGTCGTATGTATCGTGATATTCAGGAGCCAATGCTAGCAGCGGCGACAAACGGTCGTAATCCCTTTGCCGCTCTGGTGGAGAACAGTTCCAATCAAGACTTGCAGAATCCACAGCAGGGCCAGGAAAATCGGGATCCGCTACCAAATCCGTGGAATCAAAATCAGACTGAAAGTGGTACAGGACAACAACAAGGTCAAGCTAGAAGTCTGCTGGATTCGCCGGGTATGCAGAGCCTCACGGCACAGATGATGGAGAATCCACAGTTAATGCGAAACATGCTAAATGCTCCGTATACAAGATCTATGCTGGAGGCGATGGCGGCCGACCCTGCGATGGCCAGCCGTGTGATCGCGGCAAATCCGTTTCTTCGCGGTAACCCACAGATGCAAGAACAGATGCGCGCGATGATGCCCGCTTTCATTCAACAAATGCAAAACCCGCAGATACAAAGCGTTGTCACCAATCCAGACGCACTGGCAGCTATAATGCAGATACAACGTGGTATGGAGCAATTGCGCACCGTCGCTCCCGAACTCGTGGAAAA TATGGGCCTTACAGTCCCACCTGCACCGACAACACCAACGAGCGGCACAAATACCAGTGTACCGACCAGCCAACCATCGGATAGCAATCAGCAAGACACGTTTTCCCATTTTATGGCACGTATG GTTTCTGCAATGGCATTAAATCAAGGTGTAGAAGTTGACGGTCAATCTGTACCTCCACCAGAGGAACGTTACAGAGCACAGTTAGAACAACTTACGGCTATGGGTTTTCTTAATAGAGATGCTAATTTACAAG catTAATTGCGACGTTTGGAGACATAAACGCCGCCGTTGAGAGATTACTCTCCAATGGACAAGTGTCTATGAGCTAA
- the Smg5 gene encoding nonsense-mediated mRNA decay factor SMG5 has product MRRTFNAAAEARSTDCLEVTRRLHKSVTEIVKKLDEQKNRALTVSDIFVSSGKIQRMKLKDYCERLILKDPVGNVHKIEALLWRKAFYDVVYTAKKLRKGNTWNDMEKMLLSVHLAGGVGYYHHLIMRLQVEYDLDLVGVVDFAFIHNESILSCTRTKTGQSKTHSKELKQCVIRLIHRSLVCLGDLSRYKLELNSNWDPMIANRYYQMAIAIDPNIGMPHNQLGTIAGNKNYGLDAVYHYMRSVLCSEPFEGAEGNLKKIIITQSSYTDESNSIHHCVSRLFSLLRLWDYENPNSDKINQECQDLLTDIENCLTMDQIESNNTNCLENVDNIETYLQNCKNRPTLYLTDDMVFKIVTICLMSISRLKNKESNEVQGVVAITLAILSQLLEFIITKLQELIIGITDVGAVKENTYCTKLKNAPENHPSSELGSNGDHMKEKDSTLNKDNNILDLNESDKAKLSNNGIANKSGLKKSRDKSKSLLNKLRRRKRKTSSDSDASDVDQSTLASSSDEVNSDVSETEEDDVLSEGNDILSDDNTDDDESFPENKIQIVENETQEVKEVINGHGSDAVEKTENCDKDGTNYLVNGQQHATDKQIDLKVIVDKDSVTNSSTTVTLTNTNSTSTFEEGNDPLCNTDIFYITQMKKKNLKSDDILNILIGKEILVSIKVCCDWLRSNPDIVRICAKSSRTLLKRFTILLNLIDVDVETLVQGNGDSTILSSVGRLKECVKTIPLPEDIDLRGLNLLENTHKALNWQILHKHRMSKREETLLRVLKLAEFGHYLCSVEDSRVQYDQTERVFVITDANSSNTPKVKSLDEKNFELERSKGKLMRNMGELWLNAKVRALESQLKSQRVPISPILVPDHKVLAKYMPALKRLMYTKKFMVIIPGVVVSALDEVKRVSAPAREATRWLEIQLRRGSRFLRAQQPQERLALPLIKGPRPKDKEAWLFFQIIECCYYFIHQVNVDSTCDGELPIVTLLTGCKPEDRKTMTFSPDGLAKSAGVNFEHIESFQMKWKSSIKSYG; this is encoded by the exons ATGAGAAGAACATTCAACGCTGCGGCAGAAGCCCGATCGACGGACTGCCTCGAAGTCACGAGACGTCTGCATAA AAGCGTGACGGAGATCGTGAAGAAATTGGATGAGCAAAAGAATCGTGCTCTGACAGTGAGCGACATATTTGTATCATCGGGAAAAATTCAGCGCATGAAACTTAAGGATTACTGTGAGAGACTGATATTGAAAGACCCAGTTGGAAATGTACATAAAATAGAGGCGCTCCTGTGGAGAAAAGCTTTTTATGATGTTGTATACACAgccaaaaaattacgaaag GGTAATACTTGGAATGATATGGAGAAAATGCTGCTCTCAGTTCATTTGGCAGGTGGTGTGGGATATTATCATCATTTGATAATGAGACTGCAAGTAGAATACGATTTAGATCTTGTTGGTGTTGTTGACTTTGCTTTCATTCACAATGAAAGTATTTTATCATgt aCAAGAACTAAGACAGGGCAGTCTAAAACTCATTCAAAGGAGCTCAAACAATGTGTGATACGCTTAATTCATCGAAGCTTGGTATGCCTTGGAGATTTGAGTAGGTacaaattagaattaaattcaaattggGATCCAATGATAGCAAATAGGTATTATCAGATGGCTATAGCCATTGATCCAAACATTGGTATGCCTCACAATCAACTTGGTACTATAGCgggcaataaaaattatggaTTAGATGCAGTTTATCATTACATGAGAAG cGTTTTGTGTTCTGAACCGTTTGAAGGGGCGGAaggaaatttgaaaaaaattattatcactcAATCCAGCTATACAGATGAAAGCAATTCTATTCACCATTGTGTATCacgattattttctttattacgtTTATGGGACTACGAAAATCCAAATTCTGACAAGATAAATCAAGAGTGTCag GATCTCTTAACCGATATAGAGAATTGTTTAACAATGGATCAAATCGAGTCAAATAACACAAATTGTCTAGAAAATGTGGATAACATAGAAACATATCTtcaaaattgtaaaaacaGACCAACACTTTATTTAACAGACGACATGGTGTTTAAGATCGTGACAATATGTTTAATGTCAATTTCTagattaaaaaacaaagaatCCAACGAAGTACAAGGCGTCGTTGCTATAACTTTAGCGATACTGTCGCAATTGctagaatttataataacaaaattgcAAGAATTAATCATAGGAATAACTGATGTAGGagctgtaaaagaaaatacttatTGCACTAAGTTGAAAAATGCACCGGAAAATCATCCGTCGTCTGAATTAGGAAGTAATGGGGAtcatatgaaagaaaaagactcTACATTAAACAAAGACAATAATATACTCGATTTAAACGAGAGCGACAAAGCTAAGTTATCAAATAATggaattgcaaataaatcgGGTCTCAAGAAATCTCGTGACAAATCAAAAAGTCTTCTCAATAAACTTCGtagacgaaaaagaaaaaccagcTCTGATTCGGATGCGAGTGATGTAGATCAATCAACACTCGCATCTTCCAGTGACGAAGTTAATTCTGATGTGTCCGAGACAGAGGAAGATGACGTATTGAGTGAGGGTAACGATATATTGTCAGATGATAATACGGATGACGATGAATCATTCCCAGAAAATAAGATCCAGATTGTTGAAAACGAAACGCAAGAAGTGAAAGAAGTGATAAACGGCCATGGCAGCGATGCCGTTGAGAAAACAGAGAATTGTGATAAAGATGGTACTAATTATTTGGTTAATGGCCAACAGCATGCAACCGATAAACAAATAGACTTGAAAGTAATAGTTGACAAGGATTCTGTAACGAATTCAAGCACTACCGTGACCCTCACAAATACAAATTCTACTAGTACCTTCGAAGAAGGTAACGACCCTTTGTGCAACACGgacattttttacataacacagatgaaaaagaaaaatttaaagtcgGATGATATTCTGAACATATTGATTGGGAAGGAGATTCTCGTGTCTATTAAAGTGTGTTGTGATTGGCTGCGAAGTAACCCCGACATCGTCAGGATATGCGCCAAAAGTTCGCGGACATTGTTGAAACGAtttacaattttgttaaatttaatcgacGTAGACGTCGAAACTCTTGTGCAGGGAAACGGAGATTCCACGATTCTATCCAGTGTAGGAAGATTGAAAGAATGCGTGAAAACGATACCTTTACCAGAGGATATCGATCTTCGAGGATTGAATTTGCTGGAAAACACTCACAAAGCTCTCAATTGGCAAATACTTCATAAACACAGAATGAGCAAGCGGGAAGAAACATTGCTGAGGGTGTTGAAACTCGCTGAATTTGGACATTATCTTTGTTCTGTGGAGGATTCGAGGGTACAATACGATCAAACTGAACGAGTGTTTGTAATAACAGACGCGAACTCCTCAAACACTCCAAAGGTAAAAAGTTTAGACGAGAAAAACTTCGAGTTAGAACGTTCAAAAGGAAAGCTTATGAGAAACATGGGCGAATTGTGGCTGAACGCCAAGGTTCGAGCTCTGGAAAGTCAATTGAAGTCTCAAAGAGTCCCGATATCGCCGATCCTTGTTCCTGATCATAAGGTTTTAGCCAAGTATATGCCAGCTCTAAAACGTTTGATGTATACCAAGAAATTTATGGTGATAATTCCTGGAGTTG TTGTTTCTGCTTTGGATGAGGTGAAACGTGTAAGCGCTCCGGCAAGAGAAGCGACGCGATGGCTGGAGATCCAATTGAGACGTGGCTCAAGATTCTTACGAGCGCAGCAACCTCAGGAGCGCTTAGCGCTGCCATTAATAAAAGGACCAAGACCAAAGGATAAGGAAGCATGGTTATTTTTCCAAATAATAGAGTGTTGCTATTACTTTATTCATCAAGTGAACGTTGATTCTACTTGTGATGGAGAGCTACCGATTGTGACTCTCCTGACTGGTTGCAAGCCGGAGGACAGAAAAACTATGACTTTCAGTCCCGATGGGTTAGCGAAAAGTGCAG gTGTTAATTTCGAACATATAGAATCGTTTCAAATGAAATGGAAGTCATCGATTAAGAGCTATGGTTGA
- the LOC139102810 gene encoding uncharacterized protein yields MRNVEIKAVVKQDLDDLISKVEQLSETPQVKIEQHDTFFKAIDGRLKLRKFEDGTGELIFYKRPNIPGPKLSTYNKIELKANTVEPMTDLLSQSNGVVGVVKKTRLLYTIKQNRIHIDKVEGLGNFMEVECIMQEKDEKSDYITFIAQLMNTLDIKQSDYIENAYIDLLNL; encoded by the exons ATGCGTAACGTGGAGATTAAAGCTGTAGTTAAACAGGACCTTGATGATCTCATATCGAAAGTCGAACAGTTATCTGAAACTCCTCAGGTGAAAATTGAGCAGCATGATACGTTTTTTAAGGCGATAGACGgaagattaaaattacgaaagtTTGAG GATGGTACtggagaattaattttctataagAGACCTAACATACCAGGACCAAAGTTGTCCacttataataaaatagagcTAAAAGCCAATACAGTAGAACCAATGACAGATTTGTTATCTCAATCCAATGGTGTGGTAGGAGTTGTTAAGAAAACTAGACTATTGTATACTATAAAACAAAATCGAATACATATTGACAAAGTTGAAGGTTTGGGTAATTTCATGGAGGTAGAG TGCATTATgcaagaaaaagatgaaaagagTGACTATATTACATTCATTGCTCAACTAATGAATACACTAGATATCAAACAAAGTGATTATATTGAAAATGCATACATTGATTTGcttaatttataa
- the Hip14 gene encoding palmitoyltransferase Hip14 isoform X2, with translation MYALQMQTACQGEGTGEPDDPSGLHQEPVRPATQDCSSFDIVRATQYGALERVTQLVEAGADVNQPDSETVTLLHWASINNRKDIVKYLIAKGAVVDAIGGELASTPLHWATRQGHLSTVVILMRAGADPTLRDSEGFSCIHLAAQFGHTAIVAYLVAKGVNPNMPDRSAMTPLMWSAYKVNSLDPTRLLLTLGASHSLTDNLHGNTALHWAIIAKNNTAISTLVQHGASLDLPNFQNETPMTLLGPHIGAAWLGHKISHEIKEKQGRTRTWCRDKRIRWYCMVSTPFIAFYVIGMVLQSGWDYLLKLGAFITLYVAVYLMNHFVFDERLFHILPMSIYLATKMWIYFTWIFWLGIHAAWYLWLLLVGGSVPLWICFLQSWRGDPGVITATHEDKLNTIIELAESGGFEPQWFCSSCLVRRPMRSKHCSTCDRCVARFDHHCPWVNNCIGAHNHKYFLGFVASLLGLCIVILSASVQYWQFECWSNLTNGHSADNYLVAAATCDAWVMWVAANTSLHSFWVGTLLACQCYQIMVLGMTTNERMNAGRYKHFKQGNPFHRGALQNAADFCNFSFCGVKAKPSSDWLHSFDLKQSIEKLPLLAQKDNFQYV, from the exons ATGTACGCGCTGCAGATGCAAACCGCTTGCCAGGGCGAGGGAACTGGTGAGCCCGATGATCCTAGCGGCCTTCATCAAGAACCAGTGCGACCTGCCACCCAAGATTGCAGCTCTTTCGATATTGTCAGAGCCACCCAG TATGGAGCATTGGAACGAGTGACACAGTTGGTGGAAGCTGGTGCCGACGTGAACCAGCCGGATTCGGAGACGGTGACGCTATTGCATTGGGCTTCTATAAACAATCGCaaagatattgttaaatatctTATTGCGAAAGGAGCCGTAGTCGATGCTATCGGTGGTGAATTGGCTTCTACGCCATTACATTGGGCCACAAG ACAAGGCCATCTCTCAACGGTTGTAATACTGATGAGAGCGGGTGCTGACCCTACTTTGAGGGACTCTGAAGGCTTTTCTTGCATACATTTGGCGGCACAATTTGGCCATACAGCTATTGTAGCTTATTTGGTGGCAAAAGGTGTTAATCCAAATATGCCAGACAGAAGTGCTATGACTCCTCTTATGTGGAGCGCCTATAAAGTCAATAG ttTAGATCCAACGCGACTACTATTGACTTTAGGCGCGTCACATTCACTTACCGATAATCTGCACGGTAACACAGCCCTGCATTGGGCCATTATAGCAAAAAATAACACTGCAATATCCACCTTGGTACAACACGGAGCCTCACTAGACCTGCCCAATTTTCAAAATGAAACGCCAATGACGCTGCTAGGTCCTCATATCGGTGCCGCGTGGCTAGGACATAAAATCAGTCATGAGATTAAGGAAAAGCAAGGTCGCACAAGAACATGGTGTAGAGATAAG aGAATTCGTTGGTACTGTATGGTCAGTACACCATTTATAGCGTTTTATGTAATCGGTATGGTTCTACAGAGTGGATgggattatttattaaaactaggTGCCTTTATCACCCTTTATGTAGCGGTGTATTTAATGAACCATTTCGTGTTCGATGAACGGCTGTTTCATATTTTGCCAATGTCGATTTATTTGGCAACTAAG atGTGGATATACTTTACGTGGATATTCTGGCTGGGTATTCATGCAGCATGGTATTTATGGTTGTTATTAGTCGGTGGATCCGTTCCTCTTTGGATATGCTTCCTGCAGTCTTGGCGAGGTGATCCCGGAGTTATCACGGCTACTCATGaggataaattaaat ACGATAATTGAATTGGCTGAGTCAGGTGGTTTTGAGCCACAATGGTTCTGCAGTAGTTGTCTAGTCCGAAGACCCATGAGATCTAAACATTGTTCCACGTGTGATCGTTGTGTAGCAAGATTCGATCATCATTGTCCATGGGTTAATAATTGTATTG GGGCGCATAATCACAAGTATTTCCTTGGATTTGTGGCGTCATTGCTAGGATTATGCATCGTTATTTTGTCCGCCAGTGTACAATACTGGCAATTTGAATGTTGGTCGAACTTAACGAACGGTCATAGCGCAGACAATTATCTAGTAGCTGCAGCTACGTGCGACGCATGGGTGATGTGGGTAGCAGCCAATACGTCTCTCCATTCTTTCTGGGTTGGAACTTTGTTGGCGTGTCAATGTTATCAG ATTATGGTCCTGGGAATGACAACGAATGAACGTATGAATGCCGGTCGTTACAAACACTTTAAGCAAGGAAACCCGTTCCATCGTGGTGCCTTGCAGAATGCCGCTGACTTTTGCAACTTCAGTTTTTGCGGAGTAAAAGCGAAACCTAGCTCGGACTGGTTGCACAGTTTCGATCTCAAGCAAAGCATCGAAAAGTTACCCTTGCTTGCgcaaaaagataattttcagTATGTTTAG
- the Hip14 gene encoding palmitoyltransferase Hip14 isoform X1 has protein sequence MYALQMQTACQGEGTGEPDDPSGLHQEPVRPATQDCSSFDIVRATQYGALERVTQLVEAGADVNQPDSETVTLLHWASINNRKDIVKYLIAKGAVVDAIGGELASTPLHWATRQGHLSTVVILMRAGADPTLRDSEGFSCIHLAAQFGHTAIVAYLVAKGVNPNMPDRSAMTPLMWSAYKVNSLSFYSLDPTRLLLTLGASHSLTDNLHGNTALHWAIIAKNNTAISTLVQHGASLDLPNFQNETPMTLLGPHIGAAWLGHKISHEIKEKQGRTRTWCRDKRIRWYCMVSTPFIAFYVIGMVLQSGWDYLLKLGAFITLYVAVYLMNHFVFDERLFHILPMSIYLATKMWIYFTWIFWLGIHAAWYLWLLLVGGSVPLWICFLQSWRGDPGVITATHEDKLNTIIELAESGGFEPQWFCSSCLVRRPMRSKHCSTCDRCVARFDHHCPWVNNCIGAHNHKYFLGFVASLLGLCIVILSASVQYWQFECWSNLTNGHSADNYLVAAATCDAWVMWVAANTSLHSFWVGTLLACQCYQIMVLGMTTNERMNAGRYKHFKQGNPFHRGALQNAADFCNFSFCGVKAKPSSDWLHSFDLKQSIEKLPLLAQKDNFQYV, from the exons ATGTACGCGCTGCAGATGCAAACCGCTTGCCAGGGCGAGGGAACTGGTGAGCCCGATGATCCTAGCGGCCTTCATCAAGAACCAGTGCGACCTGCCACCCAAGATTGCAGCTCTTTCGATATTGTCAGAGCCACCCAG TATGGAGCATTGGAACGAGTGACACAGTTGGTGGAAGCTGGTGCCGACGTGAACCAGCCGGATTCGGAGACGGTGACGCTATTGCATTGGGCTTCTATAAACAATCGCaaagatattgttaaatatctTATTGCGAAAGGAGCCGTAGTCGATGCTATCGGTGGTGAATTGGCTTCTACGCCATTACATTGGGCCACAAG ACAAGGCCATCTCTCAACGGTTGTAATACTGATGAGAGCGGGTGCTGACCCTACTTTGAGGGACTCTGAAGGCTTTTCTTGCATACATTTGGCGGCACAATTTGGCCATACAGCTATTGTAGCTTATTTGGTGGCAAAAGGTGTTAATCCAAATATGCCAGACAGAAGTGCTATGACTCCTCTTATGTGGAGCGCCTATAAAGTCAATAG tctttctttttacagttTAGATCCAACGCGACTACTATTGACTTTAGGCGCGTCACATTCACTTACCGATAATCTGCACGGTAACACAGCCCTGCATTGGGCCATTATAGCAAAAAATAACACTGCAATATCCACCTTGGTACAACACGGAGCCTCACTAGACCTGCCCAATTTTCAAAATGAAACGCCAATGACGCTGCTAGGTCCTCATATCGGTGCCGCGTGGCTAGGACATAAAATCAGTCATGAGATTAAGGAAAAGCAAGGTCGCACAAGAACATGGTGTAGAGATAAG aGAATTCGTTGGTACTGTATGGTCAGTACACCATTTATAGCGTTTTATGTAATCGGTATGGTTCTACAGAGTGGATgggattatttattaaaactaggTGCCTTTATCACCCTTTATGTAGCGGTGTATTTAATGAACCATTTCGTGTTCGATGAACGGCTGTTTCATATTTTGCCAATGTCGATTTATTTGGCAACTAAG atGTGGATATACTTTACGTGGATATTCTGGCTGGGTATTCATGCAGCATGGTATTTATGGTTGTTATTAGTCGGTGGATCCGTTCCTCTTTGGATATGCTTCCTGCAGTCTTGGCGAGGTGATCCCGGAGTTATCACGGCTACTCATGaggataaattaaat ACGATAATTGAATTGGCTGAGTCAGGTGGTTTTGAGCCACAATGGTTCTGCAGTAGTTGTCTAGTCCGAAGACCCATGAGATCTAAACATTGTTCCACGTGTGATCGTTGTGTAGCAAGATTCGATCATCATTGTCCATGGGTTAATAATTGTATTG GGGCGCATAATCACAAGTATTTCCTTGGATTTGTGGCGTCATTGCTAGGATTATGCATCGTTATTTTGTCCGCCAGTGTACAATACTGGCAATTTGAATGTTGGTCGAACTTAACGAACGGTCATAGCGCAGACAATTATCTAGTAGCTGCAGCTACGTGCGACGCATGGGTGATGTGGGTAGCAGCCAATACGTCTCTCCATTCTTTCTGGGTTGGAACTTTGTTGGCGTGTCAATGTTATCAG ATTATGGTCCTGGGAATGACAACGAATGAACGTATGAATGCCGGTCGTTACAAACACTTTAAGCAAGGAAACCCGTTCCATCGTGGTGCCTTGCAGAATGCCGCTGACTTTTGCAACTTCAGTTTTTGCGGAGTAAAAGCGAAACCTAGCTCGGACTGGTTGCACAGTTTCGATCTCAAGCAAAGCATCGAAAAGTTACCCTTGCTTGCgcaaaaagataattttcagTATGTTTAG